In the Novosphingobium sp. 9 genome, one interval contains:
- a CDS encoding class I SAM-dependent DNA methyltransferase, whose translation MNPTEIYDALAEIAAEPFCATEFPFAFAAATDGAKAAISKLRSGATNKSDLQGGVLFGKKFHYAPALAGMTDVTLDQLRSSKKTKTSKPAILIATDGEMISAEHPASGDTLHSRFAELGDNFGFFLPAAGKERYRAVEENPVDVKATGKLARLYDALTKANPDWGSDERRHEMNQLMMRLIFCMFAEDVGIFPDNQFSRLLFIHAGDKGEEAREAIIAAFQAMNRPKAKREGLPAWTGELEYVNGGLFAGAIDAPRFDGVAFRYLREACDLNWREINPDIFGSMIQSVADPKQRSELGMHYTSVPNIMKVIGPLFLDDLDADIHKAWDRARALQQVLDRMSRIRVFDPACGSGNFLVVSYRELRARETRILRRLEEMNGPGSMQMFSAISISHFYGIEIADFAAETAKLALFIAEYQANASFAEVFGRRPAALPLKDAAHIRTENSLRIDWEEVCPPPGEGEEVFIAGNPPFLGSTYQSKEQKADFAHVFSGQVKSFAAFDFVAAWFFKASCFIRGRASRAALVSTNSVCQGYSVAALWPYVLEGDLEIGFAHKDFKWRNNASANAAVICSVIGIRNSSKEPKRLFVDGIESVIENINAYLVAGPSLYVEAIRNGIFGLPYMDYGNKPADGGFLILSVDERNSIMSSAPDAEPFIKRYMGSQEVTKGIERYCLWVSASQYEEARKIPALEERFENVRQFRLASTKEPTRRMAEWPYEFDQIRIDPKAHSILVPSVTSERRPYLPVERVGADVIASNLNQVLYNAPEWCIALIASRLHLVWIATVCGKLKSDFRYSNTLGWNTFPVPKFAEDQLEALSASARKILRCRYSHYPATIAELYDPDKMPADLRAVHRENDELLESMYIGRSFRNDTERLEKLFKLYAAKVKSLEATPKKKRA comes from the coding sequence ATGAACCCTACTGAAATTTATGACGCATTGGCGGAGATTGCCGCCGAACCGTTTTGCGCCACCGAATTCCCCTTCGCCTTTGCCGCCGCCACAGATGGTGCCAAGGCTGCGATCTCCAAGCTGCGGAGCGGGGCGACCAACAAGTCCGACCTTCAAGGCGGTGTGCTGTTCGGCAAGAAGTTCCACTATGCCCCTGCGCTTGCAGGCATGACCGATGTCACGCTGGACCAGCTGCGTAGCTCGAAGAAGACCAAAACCTCAAAGCCCGCGATTTTGATCGCCACCGATGGCGAGATGATCTCGGCAGAGCATCCGGCCTCGGGCGATACGCTCCATAGCCGCTTTGCCGAGCTTGGCGACAACTTCGGCTTCTTCCTACCTGCCGCGGGCAAGGAACGCTACCGCGCGGTCGAAGAAAACCCCGTCGACGTCAAGGCGACTGGCAAGCTGGCCCGGCTCTATGACGCGCTGACCAAAGCCAATCCGGACTGGGGCAGCGACGAACGTCGGCACGAGATGAACCAGCTGATGATGCGGCTGATCTTCTGCATGTTTGCCGAGGATGTCGGCATCTTTCCCGACAACCAGTTCTCACGCTTGCTGTTCATCCATGCGGGCGACAAGGGCGAGGAAGCGCGCGAAGCCATCATCGCGGCCTTTCAGGCGATGAACCGGCCCAAGGCAAAACGCGAGGGCCTGCCTGCCTGGACGGGCGAGCTGGAATACGTCAACGGCGGGCTTTTCGCGGGCGCCATCGACGCGCCGCGCTTTGACGGCGTGGCCTTCCGCTATCTGCGCGAGGCTTGCGATCTGAACTGGCGAGAGATCAACCCCGACATCTTCGGCTCGATGATCCAGTCGGTTGCGGATCCGAAGCAACGCTCGGAACTGGGGATGCACTACACCTCCGTGCCGAACATCATGAAGGTGATCGGGCCGCTGTTCCTCGATGACCTCGATGCCGATATCCACAAGGCCTGGGACCGCGCCCGCGCGCTGCAACAGGTGCTGGACCGGATGTCGCGCATCCGCGTGTTTGACCCGGCCTGTGGCTCGGGCAACTTTCTTGTCGTGTCTTATCGCGAGCTGCGGGCGCGCGAGACGCGCATCCTGCGGCGGCTGGAAGAGATGAATGGCCCCGGCTCGATGCAGATGTTCTCGGCCATCTCGATCAGCCATTTCTATGGGATCGAGATCGCGGATTTCGCTGCCGAGACTGCCAAGCTGGCGCTGTTCATCGCCGAATACCAGGCGAATGCAAGCTTTGCCGAAGTCTTTGGGCGCCGCCCCGCAGCGCTGCCCCTGAAGGACGCAGCGCATATCCGCACCGAGAACTCGCTGCGCATCGACTGGGAAGAGGTCTGCCCGCCCCCCGGTGAAGGCGAGGAAGTGTTTATTGCGGGCAATCCGCCGTTCCTTGGGTCAACGTATCAGAGCAAAGAACAGAAGGCCGACTTTGCGCACGTCTTCTCAGGGCAAGTGAAGAGCTTCGCAGCCTTCGATTTCGTCGCTGCCTGGTTTTTCAAGGCATCCTGCTTCATTCGAGGCAGGGCATCGCGAGCTGCGTTGGTGTCGACCAACTCGGTTTGCCAAGGATACTCGGTCGCGGCCTTGTGGCCTTACGTCTTGGAGGGTGACCTTGAAATCGGCTTCGCGCATAAGGACTTCAAATGGCGTAACAATGCTTCGGCGAACGCGGCTGTTATTTGTTCCGTCATTGGAATACGTAATAGCAGCAAAGAGCCGAAGCGTCTATTTGTGGACGGTATCGAAAGCGTCATCGAAAATATCAACGCTTACTTGGTGGCTGGACCTTCACTCTACGTTGAAGCTATACGGAATGGCATCTTTGGCCTGCCATACATGGATTACGGCAACAAACCAGCCGATGGCGGCTTCCTAATCCTCTCAGTCGACGAACGAAATTCAATCATGTCGTCTGCACCAGATGCTGAGCCCTTCATCAAGAGGTACATGGGGTCTCAAGAGGTAACCAAAGGGATCGAGCGATACTGCCTGTGGGTTTCAGCCAGTCAATATGAAGAAGCGCGCAAGATTCCCGCCTTGGAAGAGCGCTTTGAAAACGTCAGGCAGTTTCGGCTTGCCAGCACCAAAGAGCCTACTCGCCGAATGGCGGAGTGGCCTTATGAGTTCGATCAAATACGTATCGACCCGAAGGCGCATTCGATCCTCGTCCCCAGCGTCACCTCCGAACGCCGTCCATACTTGCCTGTTGAGCGTGTCGGGGCAGATGTGATAGCCTCGAACCTTAACCAGGTGCTTTACAACGCTCCCGAATGGTGCATCGCCCTGATCGCCTCACGCCTGCACCTCGTTTGGATCGCTACCGTCTGCGGCAAGCTGAAATCCGACTTCCGCTACTCCAACACCCTCGGCTGGAACACCTTCCCGGTGCCGAAGTTCGCTGAGGATCAGTTGGAGGCGCTCTCGGCCTCGGCCCGCAAGATCCTGCGCTGCCGCTATTCCCATTACCCCGCCACGATTGCCGAGCTCTATGACCCCGACAAAATGCCCGCCGACCTGCGCGCCGTGCATCGGGAAAACGACGAGCTTTTGGAAAGCATGTATATCGGCCGCTCCTTCCGCAATGACACCGAACGGTTGGAGAAGCTCTTCAAGCTCTATGCCGCCAAGGTGAAATCGCTGGAAGCCACGCCAAAGAAAAAGAGGGCCTGA
- a CDS encoding DEAD/DEAH box helicase, with the protein MQARTYAARAAQFLLLKAPPAAGKSRALMFVALDKLRHQGLDKTIVCVPETSIGGSFRSTDLTSYGFEADWEVDDRWNLCLTGEDAGKQKVKAFQTFMESDARVLVCTHATFRFGFDEVIKTKGIEAFDSCFIAIDEFHHVSASDNNRLGVILRSLINRAECHVMAMTGSYFRGDADPVLRLEDEDRFTKITYSYYEQLEGYAWLKALGINYDFYKGNYVNGLPGVLNPDQKTIIHIPHRGSSEAFDDKFNEVGKILDLLGTHEGRDPETGFDLVRKPDGGLLKVADLVDDGTGRDIVKASLSREIKGPDGKRDDVADRAKVDIIIALGMAKEGFDWVWCEHALTIGYRSSLTEIVQIIGRATRDAPGKPRALFTNLVAEPGVETGVVTDAVNDMLKAISGSLLMEQVLAPNFKFYRREDGDVRAPIGTDDEGNITIGIKGLVEPPTNRSREICEKDMNDLIATAYQEMDRRVLSPETAPEVATQMVLTDIIEKRYEALDAEEAESVRQHLAAHMNVLTLARKEAERGFAGGQSPLSGSPRSRAVTTMMTSPPAHRIRFWRWSENSSTSETSISS; encoded by the coding sequence ATGCAGGCCCGCACCTATGCTGCCCGTGCCGCGCAGTTCCTGCTGCTGAAAGCGCCCCCGGCGGCGGGCAAGAGTCGCGCGCTGATGTTCGTGGCGCTCGACAAGCTGCGCCATCAGGGGCTGGACAAGACCATCGTCTGCGTGCCCGAAACCTCGATCGGCGGCTCGTTCCGCTCGACCGATCTGACCAGCTATGGCTTCGAGGCGGATTGGGAGGTCGATGACCGCTGGAACCTTTGCCTGACCGGCGAGGATGCCGGCAAACAGAAGGTGAAAGCCTTCCAGACCTTCATGGAGAGCGATGCCAGGGTGCTGGTCTGCACCCATGCCACCTTCCGCTTCGGTTTTGACGAGGTGATCAAGACCAAGGGAATCGAGGCCTTCGACAGCTGCTTCATTGCTATCGACGAATTCCACCATGTGTCGGCTTCGGACAATAACAGGCTGGGGGTCATCCTGCGCAGCCTGATCAATCGCGCCGAGTGCCATGTGATGGCGATGACCGGCAGCTATTTCCGTGGCGATGCAGATCCGGTGCTTCGTCTCGAGGACGAGGATCGCTTCACCAAGATCACCTACAGCTATTACGAGCAGCTGGAGGGCTACGCCTGGCTCAAGGCGCTCGGGATTAACTACGACTTCTACAAGGGCAATTACGTCAACGGGCTGCCGGGCGTGCTGAACCCCGATCAGAAAACGATCATCCACATCCCGCATCGTGGGTCGTCCGAGGCGTTCGATGACAAGTTCAACGAGGTGGGCAAGATCCTCGACCTGCTGGGCACACATGAGGGGCGCGATCCCGAGACGGGGTTTGATCTGGTGCGCAAGCCCGATGGCGGACTGCTGAAAGTGGCGGACCTGGTGGATGACGGGACGGGCCGCGATATCGTGAAGGCATCGCTGTCGCGTGAAATCAAAGGGCCAGATGGCAAACGCGATGATGTTGCGGACCGAGCCAAGGTCGACATCATCATTGCTCTCGGCATGGCTAAGGAGGGTTTCGACTGGGTCTGGTGTGAACATGCTCTGACGATCGGCTATCGGTCGTCTCTGACCGAGATCGTGCAGATCATCGGGCGCGCGACCCGCGACGCGCCGGGCAAGCCCCGCGCGCTGTTCACGAACCTTGTTGCCGAACCCGGCGTCGAAACCGGTGTCGTGACCGATGCCGTAAACGACATGCTCAAGGCCATCTCCGGGTCGCTTCTGATGGAGCAGGTACTGGCCCCCAACTTCAAGTTCTACCGCCGCGAAGATGGCGACGTGCGGGCGCCCATAGGCACCGATGATGAAGGCAATATTACAATCGGCATTAAGGGACTGGTCGAGCCGCCCACGAACCGTTCGCGCGAGATCTGCGAAAAGGACATGAACGATCTGATAGCGACTGCCTATCAGGAGATGGACCGGCGCGTACTGTCGCCTGAAACGGCCCCCGAGGTCGCGACCCAGATGGTGCTCACCGATATCATCGAGAAGCGGTATGAGGCGCTGGATGCCGAGGAAGCGGAATCCGTCCGTCAGCATCTGGCGGCGCATATGAACGTCTTGACGCTGGCGCGGAAGGAAGCCGAACGCGGTTTTGCTGGGGGGCAGTCGCCCTTGAGCGGTTCGCCCCGAAGCCGAGCGGTGACGACGATGATGACGAGCCCGCCAGCGCACCGAATACGCTTCTGGAGATGGTCCGAAAATTCATCAACGTCCGAGACATCGATATCGAGTTGA